GCCGGAAGCTCTGGAAGACGGGCAACGCTACGAGTTGAGGATCGAGTCTGAGCTTGGAAGCGACAAGCAGTCGTTGATGTTTAGATACAACTGGAACACCAGCCAATCCGAGGCGGTGCACGTGAACCTGATTGGCTATCACCCAGAGAGTCCGGTGAAGTCTGCGGACTTGTATTTATGGCTTGGTGACGGCGGGCCTAGGGACTACTCCGGCTATGAAGGAAATGCGGTTTGGCTATTCGATGTGGAAAACGGCGAGCGACACGAGGTCGGTGCTGTGAAGTTTTGGCGTCCACAAAGTGAAACCGATGCGAGCGGTCGTGATCTGACGGGATCGCCGGTGTGGAATGTGGATTTCAGCTCCTTTCAAACGCCCGGCCGCTATCGTCTGGTAGTGGAAGGAGTGGGAGCGAGCGCTGAGTTTGTAATCTCGGAAGATGTTTGGTCGCAGCCGTTCGCGTATTCGACCCGCGGGTACTACTACATGCGCATAGGCGAATCGAAAAATGCTCAATATCCACCGCCGCGACAGCCTCGTTTCATTCCGGATGAGGATCCGGAAGGGTTTACGGTGTATTTGACCGATCTCGACCCGTTCGATCCGGAATGGAAGGACCATCCTGGAGATACTTGGGACGAGCCCCATTTCAAGCCAGCGAAAGAATCGATGTTCTGGAAACGTCGCTTGCCCGGAAATCCGACCAGCCAAACGGCCCGCGGCGGGCATTCCGACGCCTTGGACTGGGATCGGCATCTGGCCCATGTATCCAATATCTACGACATTCTATTGCCGTACATTCTCAGCCGCGGAGGTTTGAACGAAGACGATCTTGGAATCGCGGAAAGCGGAAATGGCATTCCCGATCTGATCGATGAAGCTCGCAACGAGGTGGATCTGTTTCTCAGTTTGCGCGTCGGAGACGCATATGCGCATGGACTGACCAACCCGACTACCGAAAAGACGATCATGTTTCAAGCCGGGGCCACGACTATGGCGGCGTGGGCGAACGCGGCGAATTGCGCCATGCTTGCGGAGGCGTTTCGATTGCATGGGAATCAGGAACTCATGGCTTACTACCGAGATGCAGCGATCACTGCCTATCGCTTCGCGGAGAGTCAGAAACGCAGCCAGCTGGACGAAACGCAGGAGATCGGCGACTCGGTGATGCGCGGGAAGGATTTTCGCATGTTGGCGGCTGCGTACCTCTTTTCGGTGACCGGTGACGACGAATGGGAGGATGCAATGGCTCGCGATAGCGTAGTGACAGAAGGCTCCAATCAGATTCGTAAGCGCAGCGGCTGGGATCAAAGCTGGGCGAGTGTGGCTTATTTGTTCACGTATCAAAAAGTTCGATACAAAGACTTAGCGGAACGAATGAGGGCCGCCTTTTTGAAACAGGCGCACGAAGGGCATGTTGAGCTGATCGAAAAGCGCCCGTCGCGTCGATCTACCGATGACGTGCACTGGCAGACACCTCAAAACGTGCAGCTGGTAGCGATCGCGCATGCCTTGAGCGAGGATGCAGACGAGCGCGCGTTGTTTGAGCGAGCTTTGGTGTTGGAGGCGGACTGGGGGCTTGGCCGAAATCCGAGCAACATTGTGGAGATGACCGGATTCGGCAGCCGGCACATCGTGAACTGCTACACAAGCGGACGAAACGATGGAGCGCCCGGATTGCACCCCGGACATACGCCCTACAACAACCTCGACCCGTGGGGCGGGAGCCACAACGGCAGCAACCCGCGCTGGTTTGCGGAGCGTGGATATCCTGATTGGGACGCGGGCGGCTGGCCGCATCAGGAAGCGTATTTCAATAGTCGATACTCGTGGGCGAACGGTGAGTTCACCCCTCGCCAGACCATGCGAGGCAAGCAGGTGCTATACGCCTATCTGCACTGGCTGGGAAAGGAGTAGGCGTCGCGAAATTGAGGTTCAGCCAAAATGCCTAGAACAATGGGAAAGGGGGCAAGTTGTGTGCCCCAGACTTCCGCTGTATGGGGTAAGAGACCCTGAGAGGTGAGGAGGGCATTGCAGGAAAGACTTCCAGTGAGTATGCGTTCCAACACTACATCTAAAGGAAAAATCGGCGACAAGCGCGAGTGTCATTGAGGCATGGGACTGCGGCTGACTTTGTTTGACCTTACTCTTCGCGCAGGGCGCTGGAGAGGGTTTTGCGCACGGGTTTGAGCAGGTAGTCCATGAGGCTGCGTTCGCCGGTTCGGATGTCGACTTGGGCGGTCATGCCGGGGGAGATTTCCAGTTGTTTTCCCGTGGTGGTGGTGGCGGGCATGGCGTTGGGGACGAGATGGACGCGGTAGTAGATTTCGGTTCCACGGCCGGTTTCTTCCTTGAGGGTGTCGGCGCTGACGTAGGTGACACGGCCTTCGACGGAACCGTGGATGGTGTAGTCGAAGGGATCGAAGCGGAGGCTGGCCTGTAGGTCTTTTTGGATACGGGCGATGTCGGCAGGTAGGACCTTGGCTTCGATGATCAGTTCGTCGTCGACGGGCACGATTTGCATGAGCTCTTCGCCGGGCCGGAGGACACCGCCGACGGTGGTGACGCGGATGTTTTTGACCACGCCGGCCATTTTGGCGGTGAAGATGCTGTTGTCCTGTTCCTGGCGGCGGCGGATGAGAAGTTGCTCGTTTTGGGCGATTTCGTTTTCGACTTGGGTGAGCTCTTGCTGGGCGTCTTCGTAGAATTGGTTGCGACGGCGTGCGTGGGTGGCTTCAGCCTCGTTGAGGGCGCGTTCGGCGCGAAGCAGCTCGGAGCCGCTGGCGTCGCCTTGTTGGCGTAAGTCTTTGACGAGGGCGAGCTCGCGGTTGGAAAGGGCGATTGCTTGCCGCAGGATGCGGAGCTCTTCGTTCAGACCGGATTGGCGTTGTCGGAAAAGGGCGCTCTCTACCTCGGCGATCTCTGGAGCGTTGGTAAGTATTTGGTCGGACAATACAAGCGTTTCGCTGCCGACGACTTCGGCCCGGAGGCGGGCGGCTTTGGCCCGGAGTGCATGGAGACGGGCTTCCGTTTCCGCTACGGTGGCGGCGAAGCTGGTGGGGTCGAGGCGGGCGAGGATTTGGCCCTCTTGCACGCGGTCGCCTTCGTGGACGAGCAGTTCCTTGAGGATGCCGCCGTCGACGGATTGGATGAGCTGTACGCGGCTGCGGGTGATGACCTCGCCGCTGGCGCGGGCGACTTCGTCGATGGTAAAGAGATTGGCCCAGGTGACGAAGGCGACGAAACCTGCGAGCAAAAGGTAGACCCAGCGTCCCCGTTTCGACTCGTGGTAGCTTTGCAGGCGCTCGACACGCTTGGTGGCAGTCGGGGCGGGCGGAGGGGCGAGTAGATTAGACGACATCGAAAGCGACTCCGTTTCTAGGTTTTGTTTGTGGGCGACGGTTGCTCATGAGCGCGGGGAAGATCGTTTCTGGCGTACCGTCGCGTTGGATACGGCCGTCGCGCAGGACGAGGACGCGATTGAAGAGGCGTCCGGCGAGCATGGGGCGATGGGTGCTGACTACGAGAATGTCTTGCGGGTCGAGAGCGGTTTCGAGGTAGGACCAGACGCTTTCCTCGGTTTCGCGGTCGAGGGCGGCGCCCGGTTCGTCGAGCAGCCAGATTTTGGGTGCGGAAAGTGCGGTGCGAGCGAGGGCGACCAGTTGGCGTTGTCCGCCGGAGAGGCCTTGTCCGCCTTCGCTGATGGGGAGGTCGAGGCCTTGCGGGCTGCCGGCAGCGATGGCGTCGATGCCCAGTTCTTGGCAGGTGAAAAGGAGGGAGTCGTCGCTGGCGTTGTTGCCGAGGCGAAGATTGTCACGGAGTGTGCCGCGGAAAAGTTGCGGGTGTTGCGGAAGGTATCCAATTTGTTGCGACAAGCGTTTCGGGTCGATTTCCCAGAGATCGGCGTTGCCGACGCGGACGCGGCCTTCGATCGGTGGGTATATCCCCGCGAGTAGTTTGAGGAGAGTGGATTTGCCGCTGCCGACGGGGCCGAGCAGCAGGACGCGTTGTCCGGCGTGCAGCTTGAGGTTTTCGATATCGACCTGTGGGGATGGGCTGCCTGGATAGCCGAAGCGGGCTTTCTCCAAGGCGATCGTGTCGGGTGTTTTCAGTGGATTGAGCAAAGTTTGATCCGTGCGGCGTTCGGTGGGCAAGCTGAGGACGCGGTGTACCATGTCGAGGGCTTGGGAGACGTTTTGCCATTGCACAAGGTACTGGACGCTCTGGGCAACTGGGGCGATGATACGGCCGCCGAGAATGCTACAGGCGATCATGCCGCCCATGGTGAGAAGGCCGGCTTCGATTTGCCAGACGCCGACAACCACGGCGGAAACGTAGGCAGCGGTGGAGAGGCTGGTGGTGGTGACGGTGGAGAAGCTGTTGATGGCGCGCTGTTGAATGGTGTATCCATTTATGTCCGACGTGAGGTCTTTCCATTCGCCGGCGAAGTGGGCGCTGGCGTTGCTGGCCCGTATGGCTTCGGCGCCGCGAATGGTGTCGACGAGCAGGCCTTGTCGCTCGTTGGAGCGTTGGATTTGGCGTCGGGTGAGGCGGCGGAGTCGCCATTGATTGACCAAGCCCAGCAGCAAGGCGACAGGAAGGAGAGTGGCGTAGACCCAGGCTACTTTTCCGCCGATGATGGCGATGAATGCCAAGAACATAAGAGCGAATGGCAGGTCGACGAGAGCGAAGATGACGGCCGAGGAGAAGAATTGGCGGATGGAGTCGAGGCTGCCGACTTGAGCGGCGAGGGTGCCGAGGGAGCGCGGTTGAGCGTCGAGTCGGAGGTGTAACAGGTGTTCGAATACGCGTTGGGAGAGGCGTTTGTCGATGGCGCAGGAAAGACTGTCGAGGGTACGAGCTCGGAAAGTTTTGAGGCACCAATCGAAAAGAACGACGAGGGCCATGCCGCCGGCGAGCGTGGTGAGGGTGGCGTAGGCCATGGTGGGGACCACGCGGTCGTAGACTTGCATGGCGAAGAGGGAAGTGGAGATCGCCATGAGGTTGATCAAGCATGTGGCGACGACGATGCGGCGTAGCCAGGCCTTTTCGCGGAACAGCTCCTTCCAGACGAGGCGAGCGGCGAGATTTTCGCGCAGGCGAGGCTGGGGGTCATTGTCGGCGGGTGGTGGGGGAGTGTTCGGTTTCATTGTGGAGACTCCAATCCTACTAGATCGTCGAGGCCACCGCTGAGGGCTTGCAGCTTCAGGGTTTGGGCGAGCCAGTCGTTTTCGGTTTGCGCCTGCTGGAGGCGGTTTTCGTTGAGTTCGCGTTGAATGTTGAGCACGTCCAGCCAGCTCTTGCTGCCGGATTCGTATTGGCGGCGGTAGGAGTCGAGCAGCGCTTCCATGTCGGCGACGGAGGCGGACTGGAGGGTCATGAGATCTCCTTGGAGTTCGCGGTTGGCGCGCAGGCGATGGAACTGGCGGAGCAGGTCGACGCGGGTGGCGGCGAGGTCTTGCTCGGCGGCGATCTGGCGAGCGGACGAAGCTCCGGCGCGGTGGCGGTTGACAAATCCCATTCCCTCGAGGTTGGTATCGAAGACGATGCTCACCTGGCTGTCGTCACGGAGGCCTGGTTGGTCGTGGTAGCGCTCCGCTTGCAAATAGAGGGTAGGGCGAGCGGAGGAGCGGATGCGCTTTGTTTCGGCCGAAACTTCCTCGATGCGCTTTTCGCGTAGCTGGAGGTCGGCGCTCTGGTTGAGGATGGATTGGCGTAGCTCGATGTCAGAAGGAAGCTCAGTCAGTGCGGAAGGTACGTCGTCTTGGGCGTCGACCGCTTCACGGGTGAGGGAATGGAGGTCGCTAAGGGCTATTTCAAGTTCGCCGCGAAAGCGTTCGAGCTGTATCCGTCCTTGCGCTACGCGGGTGGCGGCGAGGCGGATGTCCGCATCGGAGGCCAGTTCGCCCTCGGCTCGGCGTTGGATCTGGGCGCGAAGTTCGGCGAGTTGGTCGAGGTTGGCTTGGGCGACGGAAACCCGTTCGCGGGCGCTGAGAACGGCTAGGTAGGCGAGGGCGGTTTCCTGTATCAGCTCGCGTCGGACGCGGAAGAGATCGGCCTGTTCGCGGCGGGAGCCGGCTTCGGCGAGATCGATGGAGTCGCCGATGCGGCCGAAGGCGTAAAGCGGTTGGCGGAGGCGAAGGGTGACGGGAGTGGAAAGGTCGTCGTTGGTGAGTACGGAGCGATCGTCGTCGACGTAGCGGGAGGCTTGGGCGCTGAGCGATGGCAGGCGTTGGCTACGGGCTTCGCGCACGGCGAAGTCGCCCGCTTCTGCCTCGGCCTGCTTGCCGATGATGGCGGGGTGGTTGGCGAGGGTTGCTTGAATCGCTTCGGCGAAGTCTCCCGATTGTGTCTGCGCGGGTGCGGCAGCGATGCTAATCATCGCTGCGAACCCGAGCGCGAGACGTCGAGCGAGTGTGTGGGAACCTCGACGCCTTTCGGAAACGGAATGGGACATGGTTGGTGGTTGGATTACCGGATGGGTTCTAGCTCCGGTGCGTTGGTTGGATTGGTGTGAGTCGTTGCAAATGAATCAGTGGAAAGGGCTTCCGCTGCTGCGGCGGGGGAACAGCTGGGAGGGCTAGTGCTCTCGATCTTTTGGGCCGCTTTTTCGTCCCCGGCGAGTCGGTAGGCGCGTGCGAGGTCGCTGCGCCAGTTTTTGTTCCATGGGCAGCGTTCGTGCGCTGTATACATGAGCTCGATACCGTCGGCGAGATGTCCCTTGCTGACGTAGACGAGGCCCAGCATGAAGTTGGCGGCGGCGTGTTCGGGAAGGTGGTGAAGCAGCTGTTTGAAGCAGCGTTCGGCGTCGTCGAGTTGCTTGTTGTTGAAATGGGCGACGCCTTGATTGAGCCAGCCCGGCTCCGGGAGGGTGGCCATTTCGATGAGCTCCCACGTTATTTTTCGGTTGGTGCCGGCGATGAGCGGGGCGAGGTGACCCTCGTAGCGACGCCACTTGGCCTTGCTGGTTTGGTAGATGGGTTGGCGGACTTGCCAGACGCTGGCGGTTTTGACGGGGCGTTCAAGCTCGTTGAACTTGAGGACCTGCGGTTCCCAGTCGACGCCGATGTAGTCGAGCAAGCGACGGGCGCTGGCTTCGGGATTGGCGATGACGTCCTCGTATTGGATTTCGAGGATTTGCTCGGGGAAGACCTCCTGCCAGTGAAACATGAGCAGGTTATGGTCGGCCAGCTGTTCGCCGATCCAGTCGAGGTCGTAGGCGAAGCCCATGCCGCCGTGCTTGGCGGCGTAGTCGGTGAAGTAGTTGGAGACGGCGATGTCGCGCGGGTCGCGGCGCACGGAGATTATCTTCGCGTTGGGAAAGAGGAACTTGATGAGGCCGACGTTTTCGAAGTTGTGGGGGAGTTTGTCGACGACGCGAGCGGCATCGGGGGCGTATTCACGAAGTTCGGACAGAACAGACTCGGCCACGCCTCGGCTGACGGTTGGATCCAAATCGTCGATACAATCAGGATAGCTTCGACCGGAGCCCGTTTGGCGTTCCCAACGTTCGAGTCCGGCGATGACCCGAGGGATGACACCCAACTCGCCAGCTCCGTGGATTTTGCTGTGGCCGGCGATGATCTGCTCGACAAGGGTGGTGCCAGAGCGTGGCATGCCGAGCACGAAGACGGGGACCTCGCTGTCCGAACCGCGTTCCGAACGATGATCGAAGAGGGCGCGGCTGAAGGCGTGGCGGATGCGGGCGCAGCGTTGGCGATGGCCCTTGGCATCGTAGCGAAGGAGTTTGCGGCTGTCGGCGTTGGCCTCGTCGGCGAGGGCGAAGGCCCTTTGGTAATCTTTTCGTTTTTCCCAAGCGGCGGCGAGTTGGAAAAGCATGCTGGAGCGGCTGGTGCCGTTTGGAGTGTGCTGGCGGGCGATCGTTTCCAGTTTTTCCAGAGTGGCTTCGTCTTCGGGGAAGCGGCGGGCGTTGATCAGAGCGGAGTAGCCGCGAGCCGGGTCGATGGTCTTGATCTCTTCGAAAAGCGTAATGGCTTCGTCGATACGGCCTAGCTGCATGCAGAGATGGCCGAGCCCTTGCAGAGCGGGAACGCATTGAGGGTGGACCTTAAGGAGGGCGCGAAACCGATTCTCCGCGGCGTCGAACGTTTGCTCGTGAGCCTCGATGTTGGCGAGAGCGACTTCGGCTTGGGTCTGAAACTGTCGGATCTGAGCGTCAGTGTAATCGCCGTCGTCGGGCGAGAGGGCCTCCGCTTCCTCGATTGCTTGGGAGGCAGCCTTGCGGGCGATCTCCGTTTGGGACTGAAGGGCGACTCTGGCGAGAACGAGAAGGAAGGGCAGGGCCGGCTTATTCTGTTTTTTAGCGAAGCGAACGGCGCGCCGTAGCAGGGCGATGGCTTGGCCGGTTCGTCCTTGCATTTCCGCCAACTCGACGAGCTGTTGGATGAGCGTCAGGTTTTCCGGATAGCGCTTTAGGCCTTGGCGTAGGCGTTCTTCCGCCTGGGCGTGACGGTCGTGGTCGAACAAGTAGCGGGCATTGGCGACGAGGGCGCTGCACCAGCGCTCTTGGTCGAGGGTTTCGCTGTGGGAGTCGAACCAGGTGTCGGCCTCGACGAAGGATTCGTTGGCCGTCCAGAGTTCCAGTTGTCGGAGGTCGAGCTCGTGATCGTAGTACGGACGCTGTTCTTCGGGCCAGTTTTGTTGTTCGGACGCCCAAAAAGCGCGGGCGCGTTCGAGGCAGCGAGCGGCCTGCTTGAGTTTGCTCGTTTTGAGGTAGAGCCGGAGGAGGTTTTGATAGACGGCGATGCGTGGTTCGAAGGCGAGGCTGCGTTCGAAGAGAAGGAGGGCGTCGTCGAGTCGGTTTTGGTGAGCACGGCAGGCGGCGAGTCGCGCGAGGAGGAGCGGGTGTCCGTCGTCTTCCTGCTCGGCGGCTTGGAGGATTGACTCCGCTTTCTTAATACGGCCTACGGCGAAGTGGACGGCAGCTAGGTCGACGCGGGCGTCGAGATCGAGGTTGTTTGTATTGATCGAGCAGATACAGTCACGAGCAGACTCGAGTTCGCCGGTGTAGGCCAAACCCAAGGCAAGGAGAACCTTAGCCGAAGGGTCGTCCGTCTCAGTGGCTATGCAGGATTCGACTAGGGTCTGGTAGTCGTTTTGCTCGGCGAGGCGGCGAAGGATGGTGATGGTGTGGGAAGTCGCCATGGGTTAACCGAGCCCTTGAGAGGTGAGAATGCCGGCGGGCATGGAGGTTTTGTAGACTGCTGTGAGCGCAGGTCCGCCTCCACCGCCGTTGGGTGCGGAGCCCCATTGTTCCGTCGCGTTCCAGAGGTTTATGGTCGACCAGACGTTGTTGTTTCCGCGGTAGAAGAAGCCGGCTTTGGACATGCCAGCTGCGAGACCTGTTGGCGATCCCCAGGATGTATAGCCTGTTGTGAAAAAGAGTCGGTCAACGTTTTGATTACTAACACCGCGGATAGCGGAGCCGTTGCCCACGAGGATGATTTGGTCGTCAGCACCGAGGTTGCTGACTCCCGTCCATCTGCCCCAACTGTCGCTTGGCCCCGGTCCGGTTCCGTCGGTGCTTAGCGTGTGGCTGTTGCTGTCGACTCGGATGTAGATTTGGTAGGAAACACCGGATTGGAATGTTCGGCTGCTGTGATCGGAGCTTACGCCTTCGATGAGGTCGAAGACGACGATGCTGGTGTCTGTGCTCGATGCGGTGTTGAAATCGAGTGTAGTGGTATCGGCGATACCCGCGTAGTTGTTGCCCGCTTCGTCCAGGAGGGCGCCGCTGTCGATCTGCACGTAGTAGGAGGTGCCGGCAGATAGGTCGGCGGTGGGGTTGATGGTGACCTGACTGCCGCTGATGCTGACCTGAGATCCGTCGGTGACGTCTATGGTGCGGGTGTCGCCGCCCCCGTCGCTGATGGTGATGTTGCCCGATCCTGCGGAGACGTTTTCGTTGAAATTGAGAACGATGTTGTCCCCGACTGCAACGGCGCCTGCATTGTCAGATGGCGTGCTGGAGGAAAGGGTGGGCGCGGAGGTGTCGACGAGGTAGCTGGCGTTGTCGGACACGGCATCGTGGGAAAGGTCGACGTCGTTTCCGGTGGCGTCCTGCAGGGTGCCGCCGTTGGCATCGATGGCGTTGGAGGCGATGCTGATACCGTTGATGTCGGTTTGACTGGCCTGTATTGCGTATTGGAATACGAGGCTGGTGGTGCCACTACCGCTGGCGTAGGCAGCTTGAACGGTGGTGCCGCCGATGTTGAGGGCGATTTGCGGGGTGCCTCCGCTAGTGTTGACGATGGTGGCTTCGCTCATGGAGACGGTGACGCTGACGACGTCTCCCACGTTGAGCTTGCTGTTTTGGACTCCGGTGGCGCTGGTGATGGCGACGCTGTTGACCAGTGGTTCGACGTCGAGCTCGATACCGCTTGGAAGGTCGGTGTAGTATCCGATCATGGGCTGGAGCGAGGTTTGCGCTCCCCAGCTGACGAAGGAAGCTGCTGTATTCGGATCGTAGGCCCATGCGTTTGGCAGATCGCCGATGGATACGCGGACGCCGCTGGCCGCGCGGAAAATTTCGCCCGCTCGTCCGATGCCGAAGGCCCAGGCATTGGTGCCGGCGTCGACCCAGGCATGACTCCAGGAGGTGACGTAGGAATTGGCGACGTTGTTGCCGTTTTGCGTGACGACGGGAGATCCGGTGCCGACGAGGGTGATTTTGTCGTCGCCGGATAGATTCTGGCCACCGGTCCAACCTTCGGTGCCATCCCAATCGATGGTGGCATTGGCGGAGTTGACGATGAAGTAGATGTCGTAGGTGGTGTTGGCGTCGAAGGCGCCTCCGTTGCCGGATGCCTGGTTTTGGGTGAGGTCGAAGATGACGACTTCGGCGTTGGCAGCGGTGCTGAATTGGACGGTAATTGTATTGTCGATACCGGCGAATGAATTGCCGGCGCTGTCGAGCAAGGTGCCAGCGTCCATCATGACTGCGTAGGTGGCGTCCGCATTCAGATCGGTGTTCGGATTTATGGTGACCTGATTGCCGCTGATGGACACTCGGGCATCGTTTACGGAGAAGGTTCGGTTGTCGCCGCCGCCACCAGTGATGGTTATGTTTCCGCTACCAGCGGTCACGTTTTCAGAGAAGGTCAGCACGATGTTCGAGTCTACTGCGACATCGGTGGCGTGGAGTGTTGGCGTGCTGCTGTCGAAGGTCGGCGCGGTGGTGTCGACGAGGTAGCTGGCGTTGTCAGCGACGGAGCTGTGGGTAAGGTCGGCGTTGTTGCCTGCTGCGTCTTGGAGGGTGCCGCCGTTGGCGTCGATGGCGTTGGAAGCAATGGAAATGCCGTTGGCATCGGTTTGGCTGGCTTGTATCGTGTATTGGAATACAAGATTGGTGGAGCCGCTTCCGCTGGCGTAGACCGCTTGCACGCTGGCGCCGCCGATGTTGAGAGCGATTTGCGGGGTGCCGCCGCTGGTGTTGACGATGGTGTTTTCGTCCATGTTGACGGTGACACTGACGACGTCACCGGCGTTGAGAGTATTGTTTTGGGCACCGGAGGCGCTGGTGATGGCGACGCTGTTGACGTTAGGAGCGGTTTCGTCGGCGATATCGTTGATTGCGAGGGAAACGGCCTGTTCGGTGGCGTTGCCCGCGTCGTCAGTGGCGACGACGGTGAAGCTGTAGCTGGACTTTGTTTCGTAGTCGGGATCGCCCGTTAGGGTGACGGCGCCCGAGTTCGCGTCGATGGATAGGCTGGCGTGATCGTCTACGGCCTTAAGGCTGTAGGTGACGCCGTTGGAGACGTCCGCGGAATCGTCCGATGTGACGGTGTAGATGACTTGCGAGGCGCCGCTGTTCTCGTCGATGGCGGTGGCGGTGGTTCCTGAGGTGATGGTGGGCGCGGTGTCATCGAGATCGTTTATAGAGAGGGAGACGGCTTGCTCGGTGGCGTTTCCTGCGTCGTCGGTGGCAATGACGGTGAAAGCGTAGGAGGCCTTGGTCTCGTGGTCAGGGTCTCCGGTGAGGGCGACTGCGCCGGTGTTGGCGTCGATGGAGAGGCTGGCGTGGTCGTCCACGGCCTTGAGGCTGTAGGTGACGCCGTCGGAGACGTCTGCGGAGTCGTCCGATGTGACGGTGTAGATGACCTGTGAGGCTCCGCTGTTTTCGTCGATGGCGGTGGCGGTGGTTCCTGAGGTGATGGTGGGCGCGGTGTCATCGAGATCGTTTATGGAGAGGGAGACGGCTTGCTCGGTGGCGTTTCCTGCGTCGTCGGTGGCAATGACGGTGAAAGCGTAGGAGGCTTTGGTCTCGTGGTCCGGATCTGCGGTGAGGGTGACGGCGCCGGTGTTGGCGTCGATGGAGAGTGATGCGTGGTCGTCCACTGCCTTAAGGCTGTAGGTGACGCCGTTGGAGACGTCCGCGGAGTCGTTCGATGTGACGGTGTAGATGACTTGCGCGGCGCCGCTATTCTCGTCGATTGCGGTAGCCGTATTGGAAGAGGTGATACTTGGGGCGACTTCGTCGAGGTCGTTGATGGAGAGGGAGACGGCTTGCTCGGTGGCGTTTCCGGCGTCGTCGGTGGCGATGACGGTGAAGCTGTAGGAGGCCTTGGTCTCGTGGTCGGGGTTTCCTGTGAGTGCGACGGCGCCGGTGTTGGCGTCGATGGATAGGCTGGCGTGGTCGTCCACTGCCTTGAGGCTGTAGGTGACGCCGTCGGAGACGTCTGCGGAGTCGTCCGAGGTGACGGTGTAGATGACTTGCACCGCGCCGCTGTTTTCGTCGATGGCGGTGGCGGTGGTTCCTGAGGTGATGGTGGGCGCGGTGTCGTCAAGATCGTTGATGGAGAGGGAGACGGCCTGCTCGGTGGCGTTTCCTGCGGCGTCGGTGGCGACGACGGTGAAGGAGTAGGACGACTTGGTTTCGTGGTCAGGGTCTCCGGTGAGGGTGACGGCGCCGGTGTTGGCGTCGATGGATAGGCTGGCGTGGTCGTCCACTGCCTTTAGGCTGTAGGTGACGCCATTGGAGACGTCGGCGGAATCGTCCGAGGTGACGGTGTAGATCACTTGCGAGGCGCCGCTGTTCTCGTCGATGGCGGTAGCCGTATTGGAAGAGGTGATACTTGGGGCGACTTCGTCGAGGTCGTTGATGGAGAGGGAGACGACCTGCTCGGTGGCGTTTCCTGCGTCGTCGGTGGCGATGACAGTGAAGGCGTAGGACGACTTGGTCTCGTGGTCGGGATCTCCGGTGAGGGCGACTGCGCCGGTGTTTGCGTCGATGGAGAGTGATGCGTGGTCGTCCACTGCCTTCAGGCTGTAGGTGACGCCATTGGAGACGTCAGCGGAATCGTCCGATGTGACGGTGTAGATGACTTGCGCCGCGCCGCTGTTCTCGTTGATTGCGGTAGCCGTATTGGAAGAGGTGA
This DNA window, taken from Pelagicoccus sp. SDUM812003, encodes the following:
- a CDS encoding sulfotransferase, with protein sequence MATSHTITILRRLAEQNDYQTLVESCIATETDDPSAKVLLALGLAYTGELESARDCICSINTNNLDLDARVDLAAVHFAVGRIKKAESILQAAEQEDDGHPLLLARLAACRAHQNRLDDALLLFERSLAFEPRIAVYQNLLRLYLKTSKLKQAARCLERARAFWASEQQNWPEEQRPYYDHELDLRQLELWTANESFVEADTWFDSHSETLDQERWCSALVANARYLFDHDRHAQAEERLRQGLKRYPENLTLIQQLVELAEMQGRTGQAIALLRRAVRFAKKQNKPALPFLLVLARVALQSQTEIARKAASQAIEEAEALSPDDGDYTDAQIRQFQTQAEVALANIEAHEQTFDAAENRFRALLKVHPQCVPALQGLGHLCMQLGRIDEAITLFEEIKTIDPARGYSALINARRFPEDEATLEKLETIARQHTPNGTSRSSMLFQLAAAWEKRKDYQRAFALADEANADSRKLLRYDAKGHRQRCARIRHAFSRALFDHRSERGSDSEVPVFVLGMPRSGTTLVEQIIAGHSKIHGAGELGVIPRVIAGLERWERQTGSGRSYPDCIDDLDPTVSRGVAESVLSELREYAPDAARVVDKLPHNFENVGLIKFLFPNAKIISVRRDPRDIAVSNYFTDYAAKHGGMGFAYDLDWIGEQLADHNLLMFHWQEVFPEQILEIQYEDVIANPEASARRLLDYIGVDWEPQVLKFNELERPVKTASVWQVRQPIYQTSKAKWRRYEGHLAPLIAGTNRKITWELIEMATLPEPGWLNQGVAHFNNKQLDDAERCFKQLLHHLPEHAAANFMLGLVYVSKGHLADGIELMYTAHERCPWNKNWRSDLARAYRLAGDEKAAQKIESTSPPSCSPAAAAEALSTDSFATTHTNPTNAPELEPIR
- a CDS encoding cadherin domain-containing protein produces the protein DLDEVAPSITSSDTATAIDENSGASQVIYTVTSDDSVDVSDGVTYSLKAVDDHASLSIDANTGAGALTGNPDHETKTSYAFTVIATDDAGNATEQVVSLAINDQDDTAPTITSGTTAIAIDENSGAAQVIYTVTSDDSADVSDGVTYSLKAVDDHAALSIDANTGAVTLTADPDHETKASYAFTVIATDAAGNATEQAVTLSINDLDEVAPSITSSNTATAINENSGAAQVIYTVTSDDSADVSNGVTYSLKAVDDHASLSIDANTGAVALTGDPDHETKSSYAFTVIATDDAGNATEQVVSLSINDLDEVAPSITSSNTATAIDENSGASQVIYTVTSDDSADVSNGVTYSLKAVDDHASLSIDANTGAVTLTGDPDHETKSSYSFTVVATDAAGNATEQAVSLSINDLDDTAPTITSGTTATAIDENSGAVQVIYTVTSDDSADVSDGVTYSLKAVDDHASLSIDANTGAVALTGNPDHETKASYSFTVIATDDAGNATEQAVSLSINDLDEVAPSITSSNTATAIDENSGAAQVIYTVTSNDSADVSNGVTYSLKAVDDHASLSIDANTGAVTLTADPDHETKASYAFTVIATDDAGNATEQAVSLSINDLDDTAPTITSGTTATAIDENSGASQVIYTVTSDDSADVSDGVTYSLKAVDDHASLSIDANTGAVALTGDPDHETKASYAFTVIATDDAGNATEQAVSLSINDLDDTAPTITSGTTATAIDENSGASQVIYTVTSDDSADVSNGVTYSLKAVDDHASLSIDANSGAVTLTGDPDYETKSSYSFTVVATDDAGNATEQAVSLAINDIADETAPNVNSVAITSASGAQNNTLNAGDVVSVTVNMDENTIVNTSGGTPQIALNIGGASVQAVYASGSGSTNLVFQYTIQASQTDANGISIASNAIDANGGTLQDAAGNNADLTHSSVADNASYLVDTTAPTFDSSTPTLHATDVAVDSNIVLTFSENVTAGSGNITITGGGGDNRTFSVNDARVSISGNQVTINPNTDLNADATYAVMMDAGTLLDSAGNSFAGIDNTITVQFSTAANAEVVIFDLTQNQASGNGGAFDANTTYDIYFIVNSANATIDWDGTEGWTGGQNLSGDDKITLVGTGSPVVTQNGNNVANSYVTSWSHAWVDAGTNAWAFGIGRAGEIFRAASGVRVSIGDLPNAWAYDPNTAASFVSWGAQTSLQPMIGYYTDLPSGIELDVEPLVNSVAITSATGVQNSKLNVGDVVSVTVSMSEATIVNTSGGTPQIALNIGGTTVQAAYASGSGTTSLVFQYAIQASQTDINGISIASNAIDANGGTLQDATGNDVDLSHDAVSDNASYLVDTSAPTLSSSTPSDNAGAVAVGDNIVLNFNENVSAGSGNITISDGGGDTRTIDVTDGSQVSISGSQVTINPTADLSAGTSYYVQIDSGALLDEAGNNYAGIADTTTLDFNTASSTDTSIVVFDLIEGVSSDHSSRTFQSGVSYQIYIRVDSNSHTLSTDGTGPGPSDSWGRWTGVSNLGADDQIILVGNGSAIRGVSNQNVDRLFFTTGYTSWGSPTGLAAGMSKAGFFYRGNNNVWSTINLWNATEQWGSAPNGGGGGPALTAVYKTSMPAGILTSQGLG